A section of the Verrucomicrobium sp. GAS474 genome encodes:
- the murD gene encoding UDP-N-acetylmuramoyl-L-alanine--D-glutamate ligase, whose product MVSGLIDFLAGKEILLWGFGREGRSSYRFLRKHFPGKRLTIADAKIAPIQEELKADPLLSFLSQEAVPGRLTAFDLVLKSPGIPTASLGLPPDAAYRIAGQADLFLRFAPGRVAGVTGTKGKSTTSHLLRHLLAAAGADVRLGGNIGIPLWELIEELGPDSITVAELSSYQLENIRHGPHVALWLNLYEEHLNYHGTFAAYRSAKANLARALKPGGHLIYRADDPRLGQGLAEVALPPGVVRHPFDAEREFPFSLAGNAQLPGNHNRLNAMAAWMAAKLLLPGLDPATVQKALDTFLALPHRLEPVGIVGGIRYYNDSISTVPEATLAALEALPETDILIAGGMDRGVSYKGLTEALRRSRLRWLIVMPETGAILAAQLRAGECRFQIAAVGTLEEAVAVAKREGKAGSLCLLSPAASSYHQYKNFEERGEAFRRLVLQS is encoded by the coding sequence ATGGTTTCCGGTCTCATCGATTTTTTGGCGGGGAAGGAGATCCTTCTCTGGGGTTTTGGCCGGGAGGGGCGGTCGAGTTATCGCTTTTTGAGGAAGCACTTTCCGGGAAAGCGGCTGACGATCGCCGATGCGAAGATCGCGCCGATCCAGGAAGAGCTGAAGGCCGATCCGCTCCTTTCGTTCCTTTCCCAGGAGGCGGTGCCGGGGCGGTTGACCGCGTTCGATCTCGTCTTGAAGAGCCCGGGGATCCCGACGGCCAGCCTCGGCCTCCCGCCCGACGCCGCTTACCGCATCGCGGGGCAGGCCGATCTTTTCCTCCGCTTCGCGCCGGGCCGGGTGGCCGGGGTGACGGGGACGAAGGGGAAGAGCACGACCTCCCATCTGCTGCGGCATCTGTTGGCCGCCGCCGGGGCCGACGTCCGGCTGGGGGGGAATATCGGGATTCCGCTCTGGGAGCTGATCGAGGAGCTGGGGCCCGATTCGATCACGGTGGCGGAGCTCTCCTCCTATCAGCTGGAAAATATCCGGCACGGCCCTCACGTCGCCCTCTGGCTCAATCTCTATGAGGAGCATCTCAATTATCACGGTACCTTCGCGGCCTACCGGAGCGCGAAGGCGAATCTGGCCCGGGCGCTGAAGCCGGGGGGCCACCTGATTTACCGGGCTGACGATCCCCGTCTGGGGCAGGGCCTGGCCGAGGTGGCGCTTCCGCCTGGGGTGGTCCGCCACCCGTTCGATGCGGAGAGGGAGTTCCCGTTCTCGCTGGCCGGGAACGCCCAGCTGCCAGGCAATCATAACCGGCTGAATGCGATGGCCGCCTGGATGGCGGCGAAGCTCCTTCTTCCCGGCCTCGATCCGGCGACGGTGCAGAAGGCCCTCGACACCTTCCTGGCCCTGCCGCACCGGCTGGAGCCGGTGGGGATCGTGGGGGGAATCCGGTATTACAATGACTCGATCTCGACCGTGCCGGAGGCGACGCTGGCGGCGCTCGAGGCGTTGCCCGAGACCGATATCCTCATTGCCGGGGGGATGGACCGGGGGGTTTCCTACAAGGGATTGACCGAGGCGCTGCGCCGGTCGCGGCTCCGCTGGCTGATCGTGATGCCGGAGACCGGGGCGATCCTGGCGGCCCAGCTGCGGGCGGGGGAATGTCGTTTTCAAATCGCCGCGGTCGGGACGCTGGAAGAGGCGGTGGCGGTGGCGAAGCGGGAGGGGAAGGCGGGGAGCCTCTGCCTCCTGTCCCCGGCGGCGTCGAGCTATCACCAGTACAAGAATTTCGAGGAACGGGGGGAAGCGTTCCGAAGGTTGGTGCTCCAATCCTAA
- a CDS encoding S8 family serine peptidase, protein MTNFRLLLLLPLLLLPLASCKKNEAATSAQAPAKKAVHTLDDLPRHTYPLDGKAVSLFDSAPKANALADAVQKDIEADLATYDVEDTTTLKKLKGTLLAIAILKDDTETALRLIREIRDLETKPSAKLVTGLVSETRLTVGQVSSYSQMGPNFSLSAAFREALAAKVAAMPWNVVQAEVKDLKGSFEIRSENLIRGVVESEIEPAVAKTHTLSADTAARLLSLRAFLLYSLPLKADVVAVLSDAVAKHQTKKPDIWAARNLDLSREKNLVPVPVGIWDSGVDLPLYKGNVETGGDNAPAVIAFDLHSNLVTGPLFPIAPADQKRLPEMKNQIKGFLDLRAAVDSPEATEVKKKTSSIPQDQVKPYLEDLELFGNYAHGTHVAGIAVAGNPAARLVVGRITFDYHMIPEVPTVEQAVKDVESYKQTVAFFRARRVRVVNMSWGGDLRSIEDALEANGVGKDAADRAKTARKIFDIGRDGLLDALRSAPDILFVTAAGNSDNDVAFDEVIPSSFILPNLITVGAVDQAGDETSFTSFGKNVSVYADGFEVKSKIPGGTVMPFSGTSMASPNVANLAAKLFALDPALSPLDAAALIRDGADPSPSDSRILLMNPARSFALLKARHQK, encoded by the coding sequence GTGACGAATTTCCGCCTCCTGCTCCTCCTGCCGCTCCTCCTCCTCCCCCTCGCCTCCTGCAAAAAGAACGAGGCCGCCACCTCGGCCCAGGCCCCGGCCAAGAAAGCCGTCCACACCCTCGACGACCTCCCCCGCCACACCTACCCCCTCGACGGCAAGGCCGTCTCCCTCTTCGACTCGGCCCCCAAGGCCAACGCCCTCGCCGACGCCGTCCAGAAGGACATCGAGGCCGACCTCGCCACCTACGACGTCGAGGACACCACCACCCTGAAGAAACTCAAGGGGACCCTCCTCGCCATCGCCATCCTGAAGGACGACACCGAGACCGCCCTCCGCCTCATCCGCGAGATCCGCGACCTCGAGACCAAGCCCTCCGCCAAGCTCGTCACCGGCCTCGTCTCCGAGACCCGCCTCACCGTCGGCCAAGTCTCCTCCTACTCCCAGATGGGGCCGAATTTCTCCCTCTCCGCCGCCTTCCGCGAGGCCCTCGCCGCGAAGGTCGCCGCGATGCCCTGGAACGTCGTCCAGGCCGAGGTGAAGGACCTCAAGGGAAGCTTCGAGATCCGGAGCGAGAACCTCATCCGGGGCGTCGTCGAGAGCGAGATCGAGCCCGCCGTCGCGAAGACCCACACCCTCAGCGCCGACACCGCCGCCCGCCTCCTCTCCCTCCGCGCCTTCCTCCTCTACTCCCTCCCGCTGAAGGCCGACGTCGTCGCCGTCCTCAGCGACGCCGTCGCGAAGCATCAGACGAAGAAGCCCGACATCTGGGCCGCCCGCAACCTCGACCTCTCCCGGGAAAAGAACCTCGTCCCCGTCCCCGTCGGCATCTGGGACTCCGGCGTCGACCTCCCCCTCTACAAGGGCAACGTCGAGACCGGCGGCGACAACGCGCCCGCCGTCATCGCCTTCGACCTCCACTCCAACCTCGTCACCGGCCCCCTCTTCCCCATCGCCCCCGCCGACCAGAAGCGCCTCCCCGAGATGAAGAACCAGATCAAGGGCTTCCTCGACCTCCGCGCCGCCGTCGACAGCCCCGAGGCCACCGAGGTGAAGAAAAAGACCTCCTCCATCCCCCAGGACCAGGTGAAGCCCTACCTCGAGGACCTCGAGCTCTTCGGCAACTACGCCCACGGCACCCACGTCGCCGGGATCGCCGTCGCCGGGAACCCCGCCGCCCGCCTCGTCGTGGGCCGCATCACCTTCGACTACCACATGATCCCCGAGGTCCCCACCGTCGAGCAGGCCGTGAAGGACGTCGAATCGTACAAGCAGACCGTCGCCTTCTTCCGCGCCCGGCGCGTCCGCGTCGTCAACATGAGCTGGGGCGGCGACCTCCGCAGCATCGAGGACGCCCTGGAGGCGAACGGCGTCGGCAAGGACGCCGCCGACCGCGCCAAGACCGCCCGGAAAATCTTCGACATCGGCCGGGACGGCCTCCTCGACGCCCTCCGCAGCGCCCCCGACATCCTCTTCGTCACCGCCGCCGGGAACTCCGACAACGACGTCGCCTTCGACGAAGTCATCCCCTCCTCCTTCATCCTGCCGAACCTCATCACCGTCGGCGCCGTCGACCAGGCGGGCGACGAGACCTCCTTCACCAGCTTCGGCAAGAACGTCTCCGTCTACGCCGACGGCTTCGAGGTGAAGAGCAAGATCCCCGGCGGCACCGTCATGCCCTTCTCCGGCACCTCCATGGCCTCCCCCAATGTCGCCAACCTGGCGGCGAAACTCTTCGCCCTCGATCCCGCCCTCAGCCCCCTCGACGCCGCCGCCCTGATCCGGGACGGGGCCGATCCCTCCCCCTCCGATTCCCGCATCCTCCTCATGAACCCGGCCCGATCTTTTGCATTGCTCAAGGCCCGGCATCAAAAATAG
- a CDS encoding N-acetylmuramoyl-L-alanine amidase → MRQPKPSPMPSFPKFLSFLPAVLLAALVLAPGLAPAFTTVVVDPGHGGQDRGGIPGQRIAEKTMTLDVGLRLEKLLEAAGYTVVMTRTDDTFIPLPDRCTISNRARDAIFVSIHFDAYRASHADGVTTIYYSGGGSRTLASSVHRCLVRRLKPDTDRGVQSHCLFVLHHNRWPCILVEGGYLTSPAEGKKILDPAYRQQIAQAIADGIANYGKDE, encoded by the coding sequence ATGCGCCAGCCCAAGCCCTCCCCCATGCCGTCCTTCCCGAAGTTCCTTTCCTTCCTGCCGGCCGTCCTCCTGGCCGCCCTCGTCTTGGCGCCCGGCCTCGCCCCCGCCTTCACCACCGTCGTCGTCGATCCCGGCCACGGCGGCCAGGACCGCGGCGGCATCCCCGGCCAGCGGATCGCCGAGAAAACCATGACCCTCGACGTCGGCCTCCGGCTCGAGAAACTCCTCGAAGCCGCCGGCTACACCGTCGTCATGACCCGTACCGACGACACCTTCATCCCCCTCCCCGACCGCTGCACCATCTCCAACCGCGCCCGGGACGCCATCTTCGTCAGCATCCACTTCGACGCCTACCGCGCCAGCCACGCCGACGGCGTCACCACCATCTACTACAGCGGCGGCGGCAGCCGCACCCTCGCCTCCTCCGTCCACCGCTGCCTCGTCCGCCGCCTGAAGCCCGATACCGACCGCGGCGTCCAGTCCCACTGCCTCTTCGTCCTCCACCACAACCGCTGGCCCTGCATCCTTGTCGAGGGCGGCTATTTGACAAGTCCCGCCGAAGGGAAGAAAATATTGGACCCCGCCTACCGCCAGCAGATCGCCCAGGCCATCGCCGACGGCATCGCCAACTACGGCAAAGACGAGTAG
- the msrP gene encoding protein-methionine-sulfoxide reductase catalytic subunit MsrP, with protein MSRPRHSLPEARVTPEALFLGRRKFLKGLGLGLGAYSLSSGLLRAADAEAPGKPPYAPKPNPAFPALADRRLTPANIAGSYNNFYEFTTDKSRVGRLAAGFPTNPWTIRVGGLVEKPFEIGIEDLMAKFPAEERIYRMRCVEGWSMVVPWDGFPFAKFVDYCKPLSGAKHLRFLSFNDPAHAPGQRDNSFPWPYYEGLRIDEARNDLTLGVTGVYGKPLPMQHGAPFRLVVPWKYGYKSPKSIVSIEFIAQQPPTFWNDLAPDEYSYLSNVDPRVPHPRWSQETERDIGNGDERIPTLPYNGYAAQVAALYKS; from the coding sequence ATGAGCCGCCCCCGCCATTCTCTCCCCGAAGCGCGGGTCACCCCCGAAGCCCTCTTCCTCGGACGCCGGAAATTCCTCAAAGGCCTCGGCCTCGGCCTGGGGGCCTACTCCCTCTCCTCCGGCCTCCTGCGGGCCGCCGATGCCGAGGCCCCCGGCAAGCCGCCCTACGCCCCAAAGCCCAATCCGGCCTTCCCCGCCCTCGCCGACCGCCGCCTCACCCCGGCCAACATCGCCGGGAGCTACAACAACTTCTACGAATTCACCACCGACAAAAGCCGCGTCGGCCGCCTCGCCGCCGGTTTCCCCACCAACCCCTGGACCATCCGGGTCGGCGGCCTCGTCGAGAAACCGTTCGAGATCGGCATCGAAGACCTCATGGCGAAGTTCCCCGCCGAGGAGCGGATCTACCGCATGCGCTGCGTCGAGGGCTGGTCGATGGTCGTCCCGTGGGACGGCTTCCCCTTCGCGAAATTCGTCGACTACTGCAAGCCCCTCTCCGGGGCCAAGCACCTCCGCTTCCTCTCCTTCAACGATCCCGCCCACGCCCCCGGCCAGCGGGACAACAGCTTCCCCTGGCCCTACTACGAAGGCCTCCGGATCGACGAAGCCCGGAACGACCTCACCCTCGGCGTCACCGGCGTCTACGGGAAACCCCTCCCCATGCAGCACGGCGCCCCCTTCCGCCTCGTCGTCCCGTGGAAATACGGCTACAAGAGCCCCAAGTCGATCGTCTCCATCGAATTCATCGCCCAGCAGCCCCCCACCTTCTGGAACGACCTCGCCCCCGACGAATACAGCTACCTCTCCAACGTCGATCCCCGCGTCCCCCACCCCCGCTGGTCCCAGGAAACCGAGCGCGACATCGGCAACGGCGACGAACGCATCCCCACCCTCCCCTACAACGGCTACGCCGCCCAGGTCGCCGCCCTCTACAAAAGCTAG
- a CDS encoding DNA-3-methyladenine glycosylase: MAQPSKPRHLPLAFYRNPDPVAAARSLLGKRLVAQAPDGTRTAGIIVETEAYGGAEDKACHGFAHRRTARTEPLFAPGGIAYVYLCYGLHSMLNVVTGPADSPMATLLRGLRITEGKETVARRRPGIPEARWADGPGKIATALALTRADNRLPLTGPRAQRLSIEETGLRPRHIVAGPRIGIDYAGPEWAGKPWRFLWKPEDDGVILEA; the protein is encoded by the coding sequence ATGGCGCAGCCATCCAAGCCCAGGCACCTCCCCCTTGCCTTCTACCGGAACCCCGACCCCGTCGCCGCCGCCCGCTCCCTCCTCGGAAAACGCCTCGTCGCCCAAGCCCCCGACGGCACCCGCACCGCCGGAATCATCGTCGAAACCGAGGCCTACGGCGGGGCCGAAGACAAAGCCTGCCACGGCTTCGCCCACCGCCGCACCGCGCGGACCGAGCCCCTCTTCGCCCCCGGCGGCATCGCCTACGTCTACCTCTGCTACGGCCTCCACTCGATGCTCAACGTCGTCACCGGCCCCGCCGACTCCCCCATGGCCACCCTCCTTCGGGGCCTCCGCATCACCGAAGGAAAAGAAACCGTCGCCCGCCGCCGCCCCGGCATCCCCGAAGCCCGCTGGGCCGACGGCCCCGGAAAAATCGCCACCGCCCTCGCCCTCACCCGGGCCGACAACCGCCTCCCCCTCACCGGCCCCCGCGCCCAACGCCTCTCGATCGAGGAAACTGGCCTTCGCCCCCGGCACATCGTCGCCGGCCCCCGCATCGGCATCGATTACGCCGGTCCCGAATGGGCCGGGAAACCGTGGCGCTTTCTCTGGAAGCCCGAAGACGACGGCGTTATATTGGAGGCATGA